The Hymenobacter oligotrophus genome has a window encoding:
- a CDS encoding S1 family peptidase: MKTEADYYALFERYLSNELAPPARAELEQRLAADPVLAGRLAEFRQLTGTLQSYGQRLHLSERLRTLQAEIDAEQETTVETGRPEMPVMRISRTEQWLRNFWHGHRATMAVAAAVAVLAVFTTLLGMEWWKARQQPSVYGYATLRREVDRIKKNQRTMNQAITQIGARSGSEQPNLGKFSGTGFALTSDGYLVTSYHVIQGADSLLIESRDRQRYRAQPVFTDVAHDLAILRVTDARFTGFGRLPYAFKRRQADLGERVYTLGYPREDVVYGEGSLSARSGFEGDSGFYQISIPVNPGNSGGPVLDDRGNLIGVISGRQMDVQSAAFATKSSYLMRLVDSLSAAGAAPGYNVPRQNQLAGQSRPQQLRKLQDFVFVVKVFE, from the coding sequence ATGAAAACCGAAGCAGATTATTACGCCCTGTTCGAGCGCTACCTCAGCAATGAGCTGGCGCCGCCGGCGCGGGCCGAGCTGGAGCAGCGCCTCGCTGCCGATCCGGTTTTGGCCGGCCGTCTGGCCGAGTTTCGGCAGCTTACGGGCACGCTGCAGAGCTACGGGCAACGGCTGCATCTGAGTGAGCGGCTGCGCACACTGCAGGCCGAAATCGACGCGGAGCAGGAAACCACTGTGGAAACGGGCCGGCCCGAAATGCCGGTAATGCGCATATCGCGCACCGAGCAGTGGCTGCGCAATTTTTGGCACGGGCACCGCGCTACCATGGCGGTAGCCGCGGCCGTGGCCGTACTGGCTGTGTTCACCACGCTCCTAGGTATGGAGTGGTGGAAAGCCCGCCAGCAGCCTTCGGTGTACGGCTACGCCACCTTGCGCCGCGAGGTCGACCGCATCAAGAAGAACCAGCGCACCATGAACCAGGCCATTACCCAAATTGGCGCGCGCTCCGGCTCGGAGCAGCCCAACCTGGGCAAGTTCAGCGGCACGGGCTTCGCGCTGACGTCGGATGGCTACCTCGTGACGAGCTACCACGTAATTCAGGGGGCCGACTCGCTGCTGATCGAAAGCCGCGACCGGCAGCGCTACCGCGCCCAGCCCGTGTTTACCGACGTGGCTCACGACCTGGCCATCTTGCGCGTCACCGACGCACGCTTTACCGGCTTCGGCCGCTTGCCCTACGCCTTTAAGCGCCGCCAGGCCGACCTAGGCGAACGGGTTTACACGCTGGGCTACCCGCGCGAAGACGTGGTGTACGGCGAAGGCTCCTTGAGCGCCCGCAGCGGTTTTGAGGGCGACTCGGGCTTCTACCAAATCAGCATTCCCGTGAACCCCGGCAACTCGGGCGGCCCTGTGCTCGACGACCGCGGCAACCTAATCGGCGTAATCAGCGGCCGGCAGATGGACGTGCAAAGCGCCGCGTTTGCCACCAAGTCGTCGTACCTCATGCGCCTGGTCGATTCGCTTTCGGCTGCCGGTGCCGCGCCGGGCTACAACGTGCCGCGCCAAAACCAGCTGGCCGGCCAATCGCGCCCGCAGCAGCTGCGCAAACTCCAGGATTTCGTGTTTGTTGTGAAGGTGTTCGAATAG
- a CDS encoding porin family protein — MKRTALILLGGLLVAGSAHAQLGVKAGLNAAVLDGDNLSARTKFKTTHHVGVFYETKILGPVSIQPELQYSLQGGSFKSAVTNFDTKLHYLYAPLVAKVRIARAYVEAGPQFGFLLKAREEGEVVVGEDENGAAVVASRARDAWSRYEKTDMSLCVGAGFKLIGGLSVGARFVAGLSDVNDANRITGLNDERLRNRVVQGFVAFQLP, encoded by the coding sequence ATGAAACGTACTGCTTTAATACTGCTGGGCGGCCTGCTCGTCGCCGGCTCGGCCCATGCCCAACTCGGCGTGAAAGCGGGCCTGAACGCCGCCGTGCTCGACGGCGACAACCTTTCGGCCCGCACCAAATTCAAAACCACGCACCACGTAGGTGTTTTCTACGAAACCAAAATCCTAGGTCCGGTCTCCATTCAGCCCGAGTTGCAGTACTCGTTGCAGGGCGGCAGCTTCAAGTCGGCCGTTACTAACTTCGATACCAAGCTGCACTACCTCTACGCACCGCTGGTGGCCAAAGTGCGCATTGCCCGGGCCTACGTAGAGGCCGGTCCGCAATTCGGCTTTTTGCTGAAAGCCCGCGAAGAGGGCGAGGTAGTGGTGGGCGAAGATGAGAACGGCGCGGCCGTAGTGGCCTCGCGCGCCCGCGACGCTTGGAGCCGCTACGAGAAAACCGACATGAGCCTGTGCGTAGGTGCAGGCTTTAAGCTCATCGGCGGCTTGTCGGTGGGCGCTAGGTTTGTGGCTGGCCTCAGCGACGTGAACGATGCCAACCGCATTACCGGCCTCAACGACGAGCGGCTGCGCAACCGCGTGGTGCAAGGTTTTGTAGCCTTTCAGCTGCCCTAG
- a CDS encoding porin family protein produces MKKILLLLLLSVFTGAAAQAQYFGVKGGANAAVLDGERISAKSDYKITYHAGVFYNYNIIGPLSLRPELLYSLQGGEFKGGQEAYETKLHYLNLPLLLDVKIGPVHLQGGPQFGVLLTAKEAGVFLTGYSPTGQAQYSNLSGQVTDQYKKQDYSLCAGLELEVTKNLSLGGRFNSGLSNVEDFDDIRSANDPRLKNRVFQGYLAIRMSNK; encoded by the coding sequence ATGAAAAAAATCCTGCTGTTGTTGCTGCTGAGCGTGTTTACGGGTGCCGCCGCCCAAGCCCAGTATTTCGGCGTGAAGGGCGGGGCCAACGCCGCTGTGCTCGACGGCGAACGGATATCGGCCAAGTCGGATTACAAAATCACCTACCACGCCGGCGTCTTCTACAATTACAACATCATCGGCCCGCTCTCTCTGCGGCCCGAGCTGCTGTACTCGCTGCAAGGCGGCGAGTTTAAGGGCGGGCAGGAGGCCTACGAAACCAAGCTGCACTACCTCAACCTGCCCTTGCTGCTCGACGTGAAAATTGGCCCCGTGCACCTGCAAGGCGGGCCGCAGTTTGGGGTGCTGCTCACGGCCAAAGAGGCCGGCGTGTTCCTGACGGGCTACTCGCCCACTGGGCAGGCCCAATACAGTAACCTGAGCGGCCAAGTAACCGACCAGTACAAGAAGCAGGACTACAGCCTGTGCGCTGGCCTCGAGTTGGAAGTGACCAAGAACCTTTCCCTAGGTGGCCGCTTCAACTCGGGCCTGAGCAACGTCGAGGACTTCGATGACATTCGCAGCGCCAACGACCCGCGCCTGAAAAACCGCGTGTTCCAGGGCTACCTCGCCATCCGGATGAGCAACAAGTAA
- a CDS encoding TldD/PmbA family protein: MPILSKDDAQTILKKVMSFTKADECEANLNGRTSGNVRYARNTVTTAGAADNVSLVVQCWFGRRSGVATCNQFDDETLRRCVQRAEEIARLAPEDPDYMPRLSPQQYLTANSFAQSTAGITPDFRAQAAGDSIALCEARKLTAAGYLEDGASFAAIRNSKGLEAYQQFTNLDFSVTVRTPDGLGSGYAVADFTDAAKFDAKAMTKVAADKASASVSAKAIEPGKYTVILEPAALVSDEGLINRLVWAFDAREADEGRSFLSKKGGGTRKGEKLFDPRVSISVDPTNLLAPSGVFDNEGLPVKKLPIIEKGVVKNLYYSRFWAEKNKVAPTGFTGNFVMEGGTASTADLIKSTQKGILVTRLWYIRDVDPQTLLVTGLTRDGTFYIENGKIKHPVKNMRFNESPVIMLNNIEAVGRAQRLGGNLVPPLKIRDFTFTSLSDAV; encoded by the coding sequence ATGCCTATCCTATCAAAAGATGATGCTCAGACCATTCTGAAGAAGGTCATGAGCTTCACGAAAGCCGACGAGTGCGAGGCGAACCTGAACGGCCGCACCTCCGGCAACGTGCGCTACGCCCGCAACACCGTAACCACGGCCGGCGCGGCCGATAACGTGTCGTTGGTGGTGCAGTGCTGGTTTGGGCGCCGCTCGGGCGTGGCCACCTGCAACCAGTTCGACGACGAAACGCTGCGCCGCTGCGTGCAGCGCGCCGAGGAAATTGCCCGCCTTGCGCCCGAAGACCCCGACTACATGCCGCGCCTCAGTCCGCAGCAGTACCTCACGGCCAACTCGTTTGCCCAAAGCACGGCCGGCATCACGCCCGATTTTCGGGCCCAGGCCGCCGGCGACAGCATAGCCCTGTGCGAAGCGCGCAAGCTCACGGCCGCTGGCTACCTGGAGGACGGCGCAAGCTTTGCGGCCATCCGCAACAGCAAGGGCCTGGAGGCCTACCAGCAGTTCACCAACCTCGACTTTTCGGTGACGGTGCGCACGCCCGACGGCCTCGGCTCGGGCTACGCCGTGGCCGACTTTACCGATGCCGCCAAGTTCGATGCCAAAGCCATGACCAAGGTAGCCGCCGACAAGGCCTCGGCTTCCGTCAGCGCCAAGGCCATTGAGCCGGGCAAGTACACCGTAATTCTGGAGCCCGCCGCCTTGGTATCCGACGAAGGCCTGATTAACCGCTTGGTGTGGGCCTTCGACGCGCGCGAGGCCGACGAGGGCCGCTCGTTCCTGAGCAAAAAAGGCGGCGGCACGCGCAAAGGCGAAAAGCTGTTCGACCCGCGCGTAAGCATCAGCGTCGACCCTACCAACCTGCTGGCACCCAGCGGCGTGTTCGACAACGAAGGCCTGCCGGTGAAAAAGCTGCCCATCATCGAGAAGGGCGTGGTGAAGAACTTGTACTACTCGCGCTTTTGGGCCGAGAAAAACAAGGTGGCGCCCACGGGCTTTACCGGCAACTTTGTGATGGAAGGCGGAACCGCCTCCACGGCCGACCTCATCAAGAGCACCCAGAAAGGCATCCTGGTAACGCGCCTGTGGTACATCCGCGACGTTGATCCGCAGACACTGCTGGTAACGGGCCTGACACGCGACGGTACCTTCTACATCGAGAACGGCAAAATCAAGCACCCGGTGAAGAACATGCGCTTCAACGAGTCGCCGGTGATTATGCTGAACAACATTGAGGCCGTGGGCCGGGCGCAGCGCCTAGGCGGCAACCTGGTGCCGCCCCTGAAGATCCGCGACTTCACCTTCACCTCGCTTTCCGACGCGGTGTAA
- a CDS encoding AAA family ATPase yields the protein MTEQELHHLLDKLPRLRQEIGKVIVGQHEVLDEVLVALLAGGHALLEGVPGLAKTLLVRTLAAATDLSFRRIQFTPDLMPTDILGTEILEEDHATGHRSFQFMRGPVFANLVLADEINRTPPKTQAALLEVMQEFEVTYAGQTHPLPDPFFLLATQNPIEQAGTYPLPEAQLDRFLLYIRIGYPSEQEELAILQGTTGTAVGHPEPVIGAVELRQLRQLVREVSISPELLLYVTRLVRATRPAGSPVKFIQDYGRWGAGPRAGQALVLCAKARALLHGRFAATAEDIRQLAAPVLRHRLLLNFQAEANRLTPDDAVAAMLKELPIGNA from the coding sequence ATGACGGAACAAGAACTCCACCACCTGCTCGATAAGCTACCTCGCCTGCGTCAGGAAATCGGCAAAGTAATCGTGGGCCAGCACGAGGTACTCGACGAAGTACTAGTAGCCCTGCTAGCCGGCGGCCACGCGCTACTCGAGGGCGTACCGGGCCTCGCCAAAACCCTGCTGGTGCGCACCTTGGCCGCCGCTACCGATTTGTCGTTCCGCCGCATTCAGTTCACGCCCGATCTGATGCCCACCGACATTTTGGGCACTGAGATTCTGGAGGAAGACCACGCCACCGGGCACCGCTCGTTTCAGTTCATGCGCGGGCCCGTGTTTGCCAACCTCGTACTGGCCGACGAAATCAACCGCACGCCGCCCAAAACCCAGGCGGCGCTGCTCGAGGTGATGCAGGAATTTGAGGTGACGTACGCCGGCCAAACGCACCCGCTGCCCGACCCCTTCTTCCTGCTGGCCACGCAAAACCCCATCGAGCAGGCCGGCACCTACCCGCTGCCCGAAGCCCAGCTCGACCGCTTTTTGCTGTATATCCGCATCGGCTACCCCTCGGAGCAAGAGGAGCTGGCCATTCTGCAGGGCACCACGGGCACCGCAGTGGGCCACCCCGAGCCGGTAATTGGCGCCGTGGAGTTGCGCCAGTTGCGGCAGCTGGTGCGCGAGGTAAGCATCAGCCCCGAGCTGCTGCTGTACGTAACGCGCCTGGTGCGTGCCACGCGCCCGGCCGGCTCGCCGGTTAAGTTTATTCAGGATTACGGCCGCTGGGGTGCGGGCCCGCGGGCCGGGCAAGCCTTGGTGCTGTGCGCCAAAGCCCGCGCGCTGCTGCACGGTCGCTTTGCGGCTACCGCCGAGGATATCCGCCAATTGGCCGCGCCGGTACTGCGCCACCGGTTGCTGCTGAACTTTCAGGCCGAAGCCAACCGCCTCACGCCCGACGATGCGGTGGCCGCTATGTTGAAAGAACTGCCCATCGGCAACGCTTAA
- a CDS encoding BatA domain-containing protein → MLTFANPAALLALAGLLVPLAIHLWNRRPGRVVPVGALRWLTPGANRRMRQLHLTQWPLLLLRLALLGLLGLAIAGPRWSKPAPPLRPQVLLSPGVLASPAWPLLLPTLDSLRRSGAELRYLGAGFRLLPDSLPQAPAPAVAQQAASEWYWGRAAQAADSFPNRPLRIYTTAEAKHFRGTRPLLPARVRWQTVPAAADSGAWVQAAVRPVPDSLRLVVGYGSNTRTIFRNYRQAWPAQLPHALPLPGLPAMQLVQQGRRYVVQPQQPDSAKPATQANVIVQKPLRVAVYFDARTHTEDARYARAALRAAASAFPAGMQLQVSSTLPSDSLDWLIWLSNSPAPAAVRAQINQGLNLLQTAGRQAQAVATSFSPGAYATAAQLFRRAVATPLGARSQVLWRDAAGQPLLVRQPAGRGAEYRLLTRVHPQWSSLPTDGQLPEVLLNLMTPDAHLGAINDFRQLDAAQVLAHASADTPERNLQPATRYADLQPWVALAAGLLFGLERLFARRRTSTATAA, encoded by the coding sequence TTGCTCACGTTCGCCAATCCTGCTGCCTTGCTTGCCCTTGCCGGGTTGCTGGTGCCGCTGGCCATCCACCTCTGGAACCGGCGCCCCGGCCGGGTGGTACCGGTGGGCGCATTGCGCTGGCTTACACCGGGTGCCAACCGCCGCATGCGGCAGCTGCACCTCACGCAGTGGCCTTTGCTGCTGCTGCGCCTGGCTTTGCTAGGGCTGTTGGGGCTAGCCATTGCCGGCCCTCGGTGGAGCAAGCCCGCTCCGCCACTGCGCCCGCAGGTGCTGCTGAGCCCCGGCGTGCTGGCCTCGCCCGCGTGGCCACTGCTGCTGCCCACGCTCGATTCGCTGCGCCGCAGCGGGGCCGAGCTGCGTTACCTAGGCGCTGGTTTTCGGCTGCTGCCCGACTCGTTGCCGCAGGCGCCTGCTCCGGCGGTAGCCCAGCAAGCTGCTTCGGAGTGGTATTGGGGCCGTGCTGCCCAAGCCGCCGACAGCTTTCCGAACCGGCCGCTGCGCATCTACACCACTGCCGAAGCCAAGCACTTTCGGGGTACCCGCCCGCTGCTGCCGGCGCGTGTGCGCTGGCAAACCGTGCCGGCTGCCGCCGATAGCGGCGCGTGGGTGCAAGCGGCCGTGCGCCCCGTGCCCGATTCGCTTCGGCTAGTAGTTGGCTACGGCAGCAACACGCGCACCATCTTCCGCAACTACCGCCAGGCCTGGCCCGCACAGCTGCCGCACGCACTACCGCTGCCCGGCTTGCCGGCCATGCAATTGGTGCAGCAAGGCCGCCGGTATGTGGTGCAGCCGCAGCAGCCAGATTCGGCCAAGCCAGCCACACAAGCCAACGTAATTGTTCAGAAGCCGCTGCGGGTGGCCGTTTACTTCGACGCGCGCACCCACACCGAAGACGCCCGCTACGCACGCGCAGCACTGCGGGCGGCCGCGTCGGCTTTTCCGGCGGGCATGCAGTTGCAGGTAAGCTCAACTCTCCCGTCCGACTCACTTGATTGGCTTATCTGGCTGAGCAACTCGCCGGCGCCGGCTGCCGTGCGTGCCCAGATAAACCAAGGCCTTAACCTGCTGCAAACAGCCGGCAGGCAGGCACAAGCAGTAGCCACCAGCTTCAGCCCGGGCGCTTACGCCACGGCGGCGCAGCTTTTCCGCCGCGCGGTGGCTACGCCCCTAGGTGCCCGAAGCCAAGTGCTGTGGCGCGATGCCGCAGGGCAGCCATTGCTCGTGCGCCAACCAGCAGGCCGCGGGGCCGAGTACCGCCTGCTCACGCGCGTGCATCCGCAATGGAGCAGTCTGCCTACCGATGGTCAGCTGCCCGAGGTGCTGCTCAACCTCATGACTCCGGATGCGCACCTAGGCGCCATCAACGATTTTCGCCAGCTTGACGCCGCGCAAGTGCTGGCCCACGCTTCGGCCGACACACCCGAGAGAAACCTACAACCCGCTACCCGCTACGCCGATTTGCAACCGTGGGTAGCCCTAGCCGCCGGGCTACTGTTTGGTCTTGAGCGGCTATTCGCGCGTCGTCGAACCTCAACCGCCACAGCCGCATGA
- a CDS encoding TldD/PmbA family protein has protein sequence MKRRDFVGLTSLAAGALFLPSFPSLAGEPVELARLLDPVMDAAINKRLADAALNAAKSAGASYADVRIGRYLNQALFTREKQVQNIANTESYGAGVRVIANGTWGFAATNNVSEAGLAKAAQLAVQIAKANAKAQKEPVKLAPQKGYGEVSWKAPIQQNAFEVPIAQKVDLLLAANAKAMENGASFVNSALFQVNEQKYFASTDGSYIDQDIHRIWPTFGITVVDRSTGKFRTRQALSASMGLGYEYLTPKAQDKIAGPAGSDVIGYKNSYDILEDAALAAKQTKQKLTAKSVTPGKYDLVLDPHHLGLTIHESVGHPLELDRVLGYEANFAGTSFATLDWKKQGKPYGSKLVNIVADKRQPGSLGAVGYDDEGVQTKEWDLIKDGKLVDYQKIRDQAHIVGQNESDGCCYAQSWQDVQFQRMPNVSLRPGAQKLSVDDMVKNVEKGIYIAGNGSFSIDQQRYNFQFGGQVFYAIENGKITGMLEDVAYQANTLEFWNSCAATCDQSDYRLVGFFNDGKGQPSQSSAVSHGSATTRFNGVNVINTARKI, from the coding sequence TTGAAACGTCGCGACTTTGTAGGCCTTACCAGCCTGGCTGCCGGTGCCCTGTTCCTGCCTTCGTTCCCGAGCCTGGCCGGCGAGCCGGTAGAGCTGGCCCGCCTGCTCGATCCGGTGATGGACGCCGCTATTAATAAACGCCTGGCCGACGCGGCCCTGAACGCGGCCAAATCGGCCGGTGCTTCGTACGCCGATGTGCGCATTGGGCGCTACCTGAATCAGGCGCTGTTTACCCGCGAAAAGCAGGTGCAGAACATTGCCAACACCGAGAGCTACGGCGCCGGGGTGCGCGTAATTGCCAACGGCACCTGGGGCTTTGCGGCTACCAACAACGTATCGGAAGCTGGCCTGGCCAAGGCCGCGCAGCTAGCGGTGCAAATTGCCAAGGCCAACGCCAAAGCCCAGAAGGAGCCCGTGAAGCTGGCCCCGCAAAAAGGCTACGGCGAGGTGTCGTGGAAAGCGCCGATTCAGCAGAACGCCTTTGAGGTGCCGATTGCCCAGAAGGTTGACTTGCTGCTAGCTGCCAACGCCAAGGCCATGGAGAACGGCGCTTCGTTCGTGAACTCGGCCTTGTTTCAGGTGAACGAGCAGAAGTATTTTGCCTCCACCGACGGCTCGTACATCGACCAGGACATCCACCGCATTTGGCCCACGTTCGGCATTACCGTGGTCGACCGCAGCACCGGCAAGTTCCGGACGCGGCAGGCCCTGAGCGCCTCCATGGGCCTGGGATACGAGTACCTTACCCCCAAAGCCCAGGACAAGATTGCCGGCCCGGCCGGCTCCGATGTTATCGGCTACAAGAACTCGTACGACATCCTCGAGGACGCTGCCCTGGCCGCCAAGCAAACCAAGCAAAAGCTCACGGCCAAATCGGTAACGCCGGGCAAGTACGACCTTGTGCTCGATCCGCATCACCTCGGGCTTACCATTCACGAATCGGTGGGCCACCCGCTGGAGCTCGACCGCGTGCTCGGCTACGAAGCCAACTTTGCCGGCACCTCGTTCGCTACTTTGGACTGGAAAAAACAAGGCAAGCCCTACGGTTCGAAGCTCGTCAACATTGTGGCCGACAAGCGCCAGCCCGGCTCCCTAGGTGCCGTGGGCTACGACGACGAAGGGGTGCAAACCAAGGAGTGGGACCTGATCAAGGACGGCAAGCTAGTGGACTACCAGAAAATCCGCGACCAGGCGCACATCGTGGGGCAGAACGAATCGGACGGCTGCTGCTACGCGCAATCGTGGCAGGATGTGCAGTTCCAGCGCATGCCCAACGTGAGCCTGCGCCCCGGCGCGCAAAAGCTGAGCGTGGACGACATGGTGAAGAACGTGGAGAAAGGTATCTACATCGCCGGCAACGGCTCCTTCTCCATCGACCAGCAGCGCTACAACTTCCAGTTCGGCGGGCAGGTATTCTACGCCATCGAGAACGGCAAAATCACAGGCATGCTGGAGGACGTGGCCTACCAGGCCAACACGCTGGAGTTCTGGAACTCCTGCGCCGCTACCTGCGACCAGTCGGACTACCGCCTCGTGGGCTTCTTCAACGACGGCAAAGGCCAGCCTTCGCAGAGCTCGGCCGTGAGCCACGGCTCGGCCACCACGCGCTTCAACGGCGTCAACGTCATCAACACGGCCCGCAAAATCTAG
- a CDS encoding DUF4159 domain-containing protein — MPTPFTFVRLSYRSGDWDAVDERMPANLLHSLIEYTTVKVNLKEKVVALDSPELFNYPFCYLSGHRLVQFTAAEKKNFTQYVRNGGFVFVDDCNHDIDGLFARSFEEQMRQCFGAGALKKLPNSHPIYSQFFKFKDGPPATTFELNGWGDDLIHDYLKAVEIKGRIGVLYSNKDYGCEWDYDFRNKRFLAEDNTKFGVNILLYALTA; from the coding sequence GTGCCCACTCCTTTCACCTTCGTGCGTCTCAGCTACCGTTCCGGCGACTGGGATGCCGTAGACGAACGCATGCCCGCCAACCTGCTGCACTCGCTTATCGAGTACACCACCGTGAAGGTGAACCTCAAGGAGAAGGTGGTGGCTCTTGATTCGCCAGAGCTATTCAATTACCCGTTTTGCTACCTCTCGGGTCACCGGCTGGTGCAGTTTACGGCAGCCGAAAAGAAAAACTTTACGCAATACGTGCGCAACGGCGGCTTTGTGTTCGTCGACGACTGCAACCACGACATCGACGGGCTGTTTGCCCGCTCGTTTGAGGAGCAAATGCGCCAATGCTTTGGGGCCGGCGCCCTCAAAAAGCTGCCCAACTCGCACCCCATCTACTCGCAGTTTTTCAAGTTCAAGGACGGGCCACCGGCCACCACCTTTGAGCTGAACGGCTGGGGCGACGACCTGATTCATGACTACCTCAAGGCCGTAGAAATAAAGGGCCGCATCGGGGTGCTGTATTCCAACAAGGATTACGGCTGCGAGTGGGACTACGACTTCCGCAACAAACGCTTTCTGGCCGAAGACAACACCAAGTTCGGCGTCAATATTCTGCTGTATGCCCTCACGGCGTAA
- a CDS encoding RNA polymerase sigma factor has protein sequence MGKAQPSITDEELVAGIRRGDDRALAHLYRLYLPMVIHLVTHNSGTEDEAKDIYQEGVMVFYEKVREGTLELSCQIKTYLYAVCRRLWLKRLAEKGRYGGRLDDHEPYLETGAEADLAEAEQRDQQFAVMSEALLRLGEPCRSLLEGFYLLDKSMQELTAEHGYTNADNAKNQKYKCLVRLKKLFFQQYKEEPLP, from the coding sequence ATGGGCAAGGCACAGCCTTCTATTACCGACGAGGAGCTGGTGGCGGGTATCCGCCGCGGCGACGACCGGGCACTGGCACACCTGTACCGCCTCTACCTGCCGATGGTCATTCATTTGGTAACGCACAACAGCGGAACCGAGGACGAGGCCAAGGACATTTACCAGGAGGGCGTGATGGTGTTTTACGAGAAAGTACGCGAGGGCACGCTCGAGCTGAGCTGCCAGATTAAAACGTACCTCTACGCCGTGTGTCGCCGGTTGTGGCTGAAGCGGTTGGCCGAGAAAGGCCGCTACGGCGGCCGCCTCGACGACCACGAACCGTACCTCGAAACGGGGGCCGAGGCCGACCTGGCCGAAGCCGAACAGCGCGATCAGCAATTCGCTGTAATGAGCGAAGCGCTGTTGCGCCTAGGTGAGCCGTGCCGCTCGTTGCTGGAGGGCTTTTACCTCCTCGACAAGTCCATGCAGGAACTCACGGCGGAACACGGCTATACCAACGCCGACAACGCCAAGAACCAGAAGTACAAATGCCTCGTGCGTTTGAAAAAGTTGTTTTTCCAGCAATACAAAGAAGAACCGCTTCCCTAG
- a CDS encoding DUF58 domain-containing protein, protein MLDAAALLALRNLPLVARLIAEGGQAGLHPSRRRGAGMEFSQYRPYQPGDDLRRLDWRLAARSDRYYIRESDVDTRLTVRLVLDASASMNHPDSAGVSKLDYARLLLAGLAYVAQQQGDAVGLYAVQATGLQTVPPRSDAGQLQRLYHALGAVQAAGSLPGVPTLAPLFGRQGATITVVVSDLYDLEEGSQLEQILTHLRAAGGDVVVLHLLAPNELTLDYPNAATLEDLETGQRMQLDPAQRPEYQRQLEDWLRRTEQSVRGHGLDYFRLLTDEPPDQALRQVLRRRQGAPV, encoded by the coding sequence GTGCTCGACGCCGCTGCCTTGCTTGCCCTGCGCAACTTGCCCCTCGTGGCCCGCCTGATTGCCGAGGGCGGGCAGGCTGGCCTGCACCCCAGCCGCCGGCGCGGCGCAGGTATGGAGTTCAGCCAGTACCGCCCCTACCAACCCGGCGACGACCTGCGCCGCCTCGACTGGCGCCTGGCCGCCCGCTCCGACCGTTACTACATTCGCGAGTCGGATGTGGATACGCGCCTGACTGTAAGGCTGGTGCTCGATGCCAGCGCCTCCATGAACCACCCCGACAGTGCCGGCGTGAGCAAGCTTGATTACGCGCGCCTGCTGCTGGCGGGCTTGGCCTACGTGGCGCAGCAGCAAGGCGATGCCGTGGGCTTGTACGCCGTGCAAGCTACCGGCTTGCAAACCGTGCCGCCGCGCTCCGACGCCGGCCAGCTGCAGCGCCTCTACCACGCCCTAGGTGCCGTGCAAGCCGCGGGCTCGTTGCCAGGCGTGCCCACCCTTGCGCCGCTGTTTGGGCGGCAAGGCGCCACGATAACCGTAGTGGTTAGCGACTTGTACGACCTGGAAGAAGGCTCGCAGCTGGAGCAAATCCTGACGCACTTGCGCGCAGCCGGCGGCGATGTAGTGGTGCTGCACCTGCTTGCGCCCAACGAGCTGACGCTGGATTACCCCAATGCCGCTACGCTCGAAGACTTGGAAACCGGCCAACGCATGCAGCTCGACCCTGCCCAGCGCCCCGAGTACCAACGGCAGCTCGAAGACTGGTTGCGCCGCACCGAACAATCGGTGCGCGGCCATGGCCTCGATTACTTCCGCCTGCTTACCGACGAGCCACCGGATCAAGCGTTGCGGCAGGTGCTGCGCCGCCGCCAGGGTGCTCCCGTCTGA